Genomic DNA from Candidatus Margulisiibacteriota bacterium:
TTTACTGTCGGACTTATAATTATAGGATCCATACGTGAGCTTATAGGTAACGGCAGTATATTCGGGTTCACAATTCTTTCGGATTATTATCCTATGCTGATTATGATACTTCCTCCCGGGGCGTTTTTAGTTGTGGGCAGTATCTTGGCCCTTATTAATTTTTACAAGGACAAGAAAAATGGAATATCATAAAATATCTACTTCACATGTGCCTTCAAGACCGGCCCCAGTTCCTGAGGAGCTGGTTTTCCCGTTACTTTTGCATGCCGGGAAACCGTCTGAAGCCATTGTCAAAAAGGGAGATATAGTTAAGGTCGGACAACTCATTGCCAAAGCTGTATCGGGTATATCGGCAAATGTACATTCCAGTGTGTCGGGCGAAGTTGTTAATATTAAAGATTACCCTCATCCGCTGGGGATGGATTTGCCGGCTATAATTATAAAAAATGATTTCCAGTATACCAAAATTGATGCTGCTCCTCTTCATTCCATAAAAGACGCTACCAAAGAAGATTTGCTCAAAATGATTTTTGA
This window encodes:
- a CDS encoding Rnf-Nqr domain containing protein, coding for FTVGLIIIGSIRELIGNGSIFGFTILSDYYPMLIMILPPGAFLVVGSILALINFYKDKKNGIS